TTGGTCGTACATGATACGTTTTTCTTTGTCGGACAAGGTGTCGTAAGCTTTTTGGACTTCTTTAAATTTTTCTTCCGCTTCTTTATTGTCAGGATTGCGGTCAGGATGGTATTTCATTGCCAGCTTGCGGTAGGCTTTTTTGATTTCATCGTCGCTAGCGCTGCGGGCAACACCAAGGGTTTCGTAATAATCTTGGGTACTCATAATTTTGATAGTGTTTTGAATAAGTTTGAACTGGGTCGGATATGTGGGCGAAAGGTAAAAAACTCAAGTCGATATTTTTAAGGCCGTCTGAAAATTTTGTTTCAGACGGCCTCCCTCGCCTTGTCACAGCATGATAATGGCCTTAAAGTAAAAAATATTTGACCCTATGCCGCTGTTTTATATTAGAAAGGTTTTCCTACATGATGAAAAAAGTTGCTTCCTTTTTATGCCTGATGCTGATGGCGTCCGCTGCCCAAGCCGCGCCGTCCGACAGCGAACGCATTGCGGCACTGGAGCGTCAGGTGGCCGAACTGACTGCCCAAGTAAACCGCCTGCTGAGCGAGCGTTTGGACGAGCGTTCCGCACGCAGAAACAACGAAGTTCATGTGTGTACGTTGTCGGCATTTACCGACACATTCCGTGCCGAAAACGTCAACCGCGGCCGCGCCCGCTTGGATGTGATCCAGCAATGCCGCCGCCAGCACGCAGAAATGTTCTGCAAGAAAGAAGCCGTCCGTTGCCAGACTTACCGTTGACCGTTTCATACTCAGGCCGTCTGAAACCCTGTTTTCAGACGGCCTTTTGATTGTTTGCGTTCTTCCATGTCAAAACAAACGGGAAACAACAATGCCAAAGCGGTTTGACATGATGTTACGACACAAGCAATCCGCTTCTGAATCCGCTATAATCTGCGTTTGATTTTATTTTCCAACGCCTTTGTATAAAGCGAAACATCATGCAAGAACAATATCAACCCGCCGCCATCGAGCCCGCGGCGCAGAAAAAATGGGACGACGAGCGTATTTTCAACGTCTCCGAAGACGCTTCCAAACCCAAATATTACTGCCTTTCTATGTTTCCCTATCCCAGCGGCAAGCTGCATATGGGGCATGTGCGCAACTACACCATCGGCGACGTATTGAGCCGCTTCAAACGCTTAAACGGCTTCAACGTCATGCAGCCTATGGGTTGGGACGCGTTCGGCATGCCGGCGGAAAACGCAGCGATGAAAAACAACGTCGCCCCCGCCGCTTGGACGTACGACAACATCGAATACATGAAAACCCAGCTCAAAAGCCTGGGTTTTGCGATTGACTGGGCGCGCGAAACCGCAACCTGCAAACCCGAATACTACCGTTGGGAACAATGGCTGTTTACCAAGCTGTTTGAAAAAGGCATCGTCTATCGCAAAAACGGCACGGTAAACTGGGACCCAGTCGACCAAACCGTATTGGCCAACGAGCAAGTCATCGACGGGCGCGGCTGGCGTTCGGGTGCGTTGATCGAAAAACGCGAAATCCCGATGTATTACTTCAAAATCACGGATTACGCCGAAGAGCTGCTCAATGATTTGGACAAGCTGGAACACTGGCCGGAACAAGTCAAAACCATGCAGCGCAACTGGATCGGCAAATCGCGCGGTATGACCGTGCGCTTCGCTGTTTCAGACGACAGCAAACAAGGCTTGGAAGGTGATTACGCGAAATTCCTGCAAGTTTATACCACCCGCCCCGACACGCTGATGGGCGCGACTTATGTTGCCGTTGCCGCCGAGCATCCGCTGGCAACCGCCGCAGCCGCCGACAAACCCGAATTGCAGGCATTTATCGCCGAATGCAAAGCCGGCTCGGTCGCCGAAGCCGATATGGCGACGATGGAGAAAAAAGGCGTGCCGACCGGCCGCTACGTCGTCAACCCGCTTAACGGCGACAAACTGGAAGTGTGGATTGCCAACTATGTATTGTGGGGCTACGGCGACGGCGCGGTGATGGCTGTTCCGGCGCACGACGAACGCGATTTCGAGTTCGCCACCAAATACAATCTGCCGAAAAAACAAGTCATTGCCGTCGGCGACAACGCATTCGACGCAAACCGATGGCAAGAATGGTACGGCGACAAAGAAAACGGCGTATTGGTCAACAGCGGCGACTTGGACGGCTTGGACTTTCAGACGGCATTCGACGTCATTGCCGCCAAGCTGCAAAGCCAAGACGCAGGCGAACCGAAAACCCAATACCGCCTGCGCGACTGGGGCATTTCGCGCCAACGCTACTGGGGCTGCCCGATTCCCATCGTCCATTGCGAAAAATGCGGCGACGTACCCGTCCCCGCCGACCAACTGCCGGTCGTTTTGCCTGAAAACGTCGTACCCGACGGCATGGGTTCGCCGCTGGCAAAAATGCCCGAGTTTTACGAAACTGCCTGCCCATGCTGCGGCGGCGCGGCGAAACGCGAAACCGACACCATGGACACCTTCATGGAATCGAGCTGGTATTTCTTCCGCTATATGTCGCCAAAATTTTCAGACGGCATGGTCGATCCTGCCGCCGCGAAATACTGGGGCGCGGTCGACCAATACATCGGCGGTATCGAACACGCGATTCTGCACCTCTTGTACGCGCGTTTCTTCACCAAACTGATGCGCGACGAAGGCTTGGTCAGCGTGGACGAACCGTTCGAACGCCTGCTGACGCAAGGCATGGTTGTCTGCGAAACCTACTACCGCGAAAACGACAAAGGCGGCAAAGATTGGATCAACCCCGCCGATGTCGAGCTGACGTTCGACGACAAAGGCCGCCCTGTTTTCGCCGTCCTCAAAGCCGACGGACTGCCCGTCGTCATCAGCGGCACGGAAAAAATGTCCAAATCCAAAAACAACGGCGTCGATCCGCAAGAGCTGATTAACGCCTACGGCGCGGACACCGCCCGTCTGTTCATGATGTTCGCCGCACCGCCCGAACAGTCCCTCGAATGGAGCGACAGCGGCGTCGAAGGCGCACACCGCTTCCTGCGCCGCCTGTGGCGAACCGTTTACGAATACCTGAAACAAGGCGAAGCGGTCAAAGCGTTCGCAGGCAGCCAAGACGGTTTGTCTAAAGAACTCAAAGACCTGCGCCACAAACTGCATTCCACCATCGCCAAAGTCAGCGACGACTACGGCCGCCGCCAGCAGTTCAACACCGCCATCGCCGCCGTGATGGAACTGCTCAACCAATACGACAAAACCGACACCGGCAGCGAACAAGGCCGCACCGTCGCCCAAGAAGTATTGGAAACCGCTGTACGCCTGTTGTGGCCCATCGTGCCGCACATCTGCGAAACCCTGTGGAGCGAATTGAACGGCGCGAAACTGTGGGAGGCAGGCTGGCCGGCAGTCGATGAAGCCGCCTTGGTCAAATCCGAAATCGAAGTGATGGTTCAAGTCAACGGCAAACTGCGCGGCAAAATCACCGTCGCCGCCGACGCATCCAAAGCCGACCTCGAAGCCGCCGCACTCGCCACCGAAGGCGCGGTGAAATTCATGGAAGGCAAGCCCGCCAAGAAAATCATCGTCGTTCCCGGACGCTTGGTAAATATCGTCGTCTAAACCGCTTTTAAGGTTTAGCCATACGGATAAAGGCCGTCTGAAACTTGGTTTTCAGACGGCCTTTTTAAGGTAGATTAAGCTGATAAGTCCAATAACACATTGGGATGGAAGGTTCTATTGGATTTAGAATCACTCTACACACGTCACTAAAACATAAATCCGTTGTATTCCTCACGATGTTTTGGCACAATTCGAAGCCAATCAACCACGCTTGTACTTGGCATCCTAATGGCTTCAAAACCCTTCCTAAAATGGGCTGGTGGCAAACATAGACTTGTCCCCTTTATCGAACACAATCTACCCACTCCTGCACGAAAACGTCTGGTTGAACCCTTTTGCGGTTCTGCTGCTTTGTCTCTTGCATTGGATTTCGAACATTATCTGCTCAATGATATTAACGCTGACTTAATCGGCTTATTCCGTATCCTAAAAGAAGAAAAATCCGGATTCATAGACTATACCCGCTCTTTCTTTACTTCCGAAAACAATAGCGATTCAAGATTCTATGAATTGCGGGAACAATTCAACTTCAGCCAAGATCTACACGAACGTTCAGCGCTATTTATTTATTTGAACCGCCATGCTTTTAACGGTTTATGCCGTTACAACAGCAAAGGGGCATTCAATGTGCCATTTGGACGCTACAAATCTCCTTACTTTCCACAACAAGAAATGGAAGATTTCATTCAAAAATCTGACAGAGTTGAATTAATGTGCGGAGATTTTCAAACAATCCTATCTCTGACAAACAATACAGATACTGTTTATTGTGATCCTCCTTATGCACCTTTAAGCCCAACCGCTTCATTTACCACTTATGCCAAAGAAGGCTTCAATTTGGACGATCAAATCCGCCTTTCCCAGACAGCCCAACAAATTGCACCTAACTCTCAAGGCGTTTTGATTTCAAATCATGATACTGAATTTACGAGAAATATTTATTCTTCTGCCATTCTAAAAACGGTTGAAGTACAACGTAATATTGCCGCAAAGGGCAGCAGTCGCAAAAAAGTCGGAGAACTATTGGCAATTTATGAGTGATTTCAACAAATTGGCTGAAGAAGCTGCCATTTATCAAAGTCGTTTGAAAAAAATTGTTTCAGACGACCTTGTCCTCTACAACGAAAATTCCCTTAACGTCATGCGGAAGATATTGGAAAAACATCCAAACGGCTGTTTTGATATGATTTTCGCAGACCCTCCTTACTTTCTTTCCAATGACGGCTTCAGTTGTCAAAACGGACAAATGGTTTCCGTCAATAAGGGCAACTGGGATAAATCCAAAGGAATGGCGGCAGATTTGGAATTCTACGAAGAATGGCTCCGACTGTGTTACGCCTTATTAAAACCAAACGGCACAATTTGGGTTTGCGGCACATTCCATAATATCTATTTAATCGGCTACCTGATGCAAACCATCGGCTACCATATTTTGAACAATATTACTTGGGAAAAACCAAATCCTCCCCCTAATTTGTCCTGCCGTTTTTTTACCCATTCGACAGAAACAATCTTATGGGCAAAGAAAAATAAAAAAGCCAAACATACGTTTCATTATGAAATGATGAAAGCACAAAATGATGGCAAACAGATGAAATGTGTTTGGACATTTCCGCCACCAAATAAAACCGAAAAAACATTCGGCAAACATCCGACACAAAAACCACTCCCCTTGCTTGAACGCTGCATACTATCGGCTTCAAATATCGGAGATTTAATTTTTGACCCTTTCATGGGCAGCGGCACAACAGGCGTTGCTGCCTTAAAACATGATCGGAAATTTTGTGGTTGCGAACTGGAAGAAGATTTTTTTGAATTAGCAAAGAAAAGGCTACAACAAAAGCTGTAGCCCCATCTTATTTTAAATTATTCGAACAATACCATCTCTACCCTGGCTGGCCATTTCACGAACTTCCCGCATGAATTCTTTTTTAAAATAAAATGCATGATTCTTATTTGAAATATCCCGATCATATTGCGCAGAAAATATAGGATGGTATGGCTTGGAATCTTTTGATCTGATTTGGATAAACACACCGCTTGATGTGTGAATGTATCCGTTTTCGGAATTAATATCAGATAACAGCTTACTTTTAATTTGCGTGAAATCATCAGCTAACTGCCTGAAAAGTTCACCCTCTTCATTTATTTGTACATGATAGGCTGACTGTATGTACCATTGGTCAGGATCGTCGCCGACTTTACAGATGGGAACATATAGCAAATTCTTTATTTTTTGGTATATCCAACTATCTTCAAAGCTTATCTGATTGCTGATTAATTGATCAAAGTTACTGGAAATCTGCGAGATAAACATAGTCTCTAGTGGTGCACCACCTGTATCTGCTTTATTGGTTTTCAGCTCACCATCGGCAAAATCTGTTAAAGCATTTGTATTGTTAAGCCCTATCAATTTTTCGATAAACTGTCCTACCCCACCCTTATTTATCCTCATTTCAGAGGTAAAACTAGGAAATCTGGTTTGATATTCAAGTTTTAGATCTCCTAGCGTCCTTCCGGCGTTTTCTCTAAAAAAATCATACGAATCAGTTAGATTCATTATCACAGTTCCCGTCATTAACATAGTCCTTAAAAGTTAAAAGTTCAGGCAAAGAAATATCTAATGCGCTAGCCAAACGAATAAGATTTAATAGGGCGGGGTTACGCTCTCCACGTTCTATCATTCCGATATAAGTCCGGTGCATATTCGCTTTTTCAGCCAATGTCTCCTGACTTAAATCCTGGAGTTGTCTTAAATGACGAACATGTTTGCCAAATTGTTTTAAAATTTCTGATTTCATGATGACTATTCTTAATGTTTGCAAATTAAATTCCACATACAATAAGTATCAACTTCAGTTCTAATACGAAAGGCCGTCTGAAACCCTATATTCAGGTTTCAGACGGCCTTTTTAACTGCCCGATTTTATTCGCCGTAGTAGGCTTTGGTCAGGATTTCTTCCATATCGGCCACCATGGCGAGGCGTGGGTTGGCCGGGGTGCATTGGTCTTCAAAAGACATCATGGCCAGCTCTTTTCTGCCGTCGAGGAAGGTTTTCTCATCGATGCCCTGCTCTTTCAACGACATTTTGATGCCGACGTTGACCGCCAGCTCATGGCAGGCGCGGGCGAAGGATTCTACGCCTTCGGCGGGGGTGGCACACGGCAGGCCTAAGGTACGGGCGATTTCCTGATATTTCAGGTCGGCTTTATAGTAGTTGTACTTCGGCCAGGTGGCGGTTTTCTGCGGGCGAGTGCCGTTGTAGCGGATGACGTGCGGCAGCAGGATGGCGTTGGCACGGCCGTGCGGAACGTGATATTTGCCGCCGATTTTGTGTGCCATCGAGTGGTTGATACCCAAGAACGCATTGGCAAACGCCATGCCTGCGATGGTGGAAGCATTGTGCATATGCTCGCGCGCTTCGGGATCGGCCGCACCGTGTTTGTAGGAGCGTTCGAGGTATTGGAACACGAGCTTGATGGCTTGCAGGGCGAGGCCGTCTGTAAAGTCGTTCGCCAGTACGGAAACGTATGCTTCTACGGCGTGGGTCAATACGTCCAAACCGGTATCGGCGGTTACGCCTGCCGGCACAGTCATGGTAAACGCAGGATCGACAATCGAAATGGTCGGTGTCAGCGAGTAGTCGGCAATCGGATATTTTTTGTCGCCGTCGCTGATGACGGTAAACGGCGTGACTTCGGAGCCGGTGCCCGATGTAGTAGGAATGCCGATGAATTTGGCTTTACGGCCCAATTCAGGGAAGCGGAACGCGCGTTTGCGGATGTCCATGAATTTTTGGACTAGGTCTTCAAAATCGACTTGGGGCTGCTCGTAGAAGAGCCACATGGCTTTGGCCGCGTCCATTGGCGAACCGCCACCCAGCGCGATGATGGTGTCGGGCTGGAAGCTGCGCATCAAATCCGTGCCTTTATAGACGGTTTGGACGCTCGGATCGGCTTCGACATCGGTAAACAGCTGGATAGTCACTTTGTTTTTGCGTTGATGCAGTTGGTTGGTGATTTTATCGACAAAGCCCAGATCGACCATCGAACGGTCGGTCACAATCATGACTTTTTCGCAGTCTTTCATGTCTTGCAGATATTGGATGGAATCGCGTTCAAAATAGATTTTGGCGGGCACTTTGAACCATTGCATATTGTTTCTCCGACGGCCTACTTTTTTGATGTTTAACAGATTGACCGCGCTGACGTTGCCGCCGACAGAGTTTTTGCCGTAAGAGCCGCAACCGAGGGTCAGAGAAGGCAGGAAGGCGTTGTAAACGTCGCCGATGCCGCCGAAAGTAGAAGGCGAATTCCAAATCACGCGCAGGGCTTTGACGCGTGAGCCGAACGTTTTGACCAATTCTTCGTCGGCGGTATGGATGGCGGCGGAGTGTCCCAAGCCGTCAAAGGCAACCATTTCTTCGGCGAACTTCAAACCTTGTTCGGTCGAATCCGCCTTAATCATGGACAAAACAGGTGAAAGTTTTTCTCGGGTCAGCGGCTCGTTCGGGCCGACTTCGCGGCATTCGGCGATGATGATGTTGGTTTTTTCAGGCACTTTAAACCCGGCCTGTTCGGCAATCCATGCTGCCGGTTTGCCCACTACCGCAGAATTGAGTTTCGCTCCGCCGCAGCTGGCGCAATTTGCCGTTACGCCGAAGATAAACTCTTCGAGCATGGCTTTTTCTTTTTTATTGGCAAAGTACACACCGTAGGATTTGAATTCTTCGGCCAACTCTTTGTAAATCTCTTTATCGGCAATCACCGCTTGCTCGCTGGCGCACACCATGCCGTTGTCGAAAGATTTCGACATCACAATATCGTGTGCCACCTGTTTGATGTCCGCCGTTTTTTCAACATAGGCAGGTACGTTGCCCGCCCCGACGCCGAGCGCAGGTTTGCCGCAAGAATACGCGGCTTCCACCATCGCATTGCCGCCGGTCGCCAAAATCGTTGCCACACCCGGATGCTTCATCAGCGCGGAAGTGCCTTCCATAGAAGGCTTTTCAATCCACTGGATACAGTTTTCCGGCGCACCGGCCGCAATCGCCGCATCGCGCACGATACGCGCGGCATGGGCGGAACACTGCTGGGCAGACGGATGGAACGAGAAAATAATCGGATTGCGGGTTTTCAGCGCAATCAGGGATTTGAAAATGGTGGTGGAAGTCGGATTAGTCGTTGGCACAATACCGCAAACCACGCCGACCGGATCGGCAATTTCAGTAATACCGGTTACATCGTTTTCGCTGATGACGCCCACGGTTTTCAAATCGCGCAGGCGCCGCACGACGTTTTCGCAGGCAAACAGGTTTTTCGTCGCCTTATCCTCAAACACGCCGCGTCCCGTTTCTTCTACCGCGTGCATGGCGAGCACACCATGTTTGTCCAGTGCGGCGATAGAGGCTTTGGCCACAATAAAATCAATCTGCTCCTGATCCAACTTAAGAAACTCATCCAACGCGCGCAAACCCTTTTCAACCAGGCTGTTTACCTCGGCTACGGCTGGGCTGACGACGTTGTCGGCTGATGCGTTCATGGTGTATCTCCTTAATAAAAGGTGGCAACAATGTCAATAAATTTTCACTACGATAACTATAAGTAATTTAGTTACATTCTGCTTTGACCTACATCACAAACCATGATTGAACTTTTCAGACGGCCTTCTTATCATTTATTCATTTTAATTTATTGAAGTATAATGACTTCACCCTCACACAACTGAAGACGGTCATTCTTGGTCGCTTTCCCCGCATATTAAAATAAGAACAGAAAATCAATGTATTAAAATTACATACTCAAAATAAAACAAAGGCCGTCTGAAAATATTTTTCAGACGGCCTTTTCATGTATGCCTTTTATTGGCTGATGTCTTCCAGCGTACGGCCTTTGGTTTCTTCACCCAATACCAAGATTACCGCCACAATCAGCAGCATAACCAGCGCAAACATCATAAAGATATTGCCGAAGCCGCCGCTGTTGCTCACCATCGCCGCCACTACCATCGGGGCGAGTATGCCGCCGACGCGGCCGATGGCGCCTGCCCAGCCGGATGCGAAGGCACGGAAGCGCAAGGGGTAGAGTTCGGGGGTGTAGGTGTACAAAACGCCCCATGCGCCCAAGTTGAAGAAGGACATCAGGCTGCCCCAGATCATGACTTCGGCCGCAGTTGTACTCTGCCCGAAAAACCATGCACACACGGCACAAGCGGCCAGGAAGCCTGCCAGCGTTGCTTTGCGGCCTATTCTTTCCACCAAAGCCGCGGCGGCAATATAGCCGGGCAGTTGCGCAACAATCATCACCAGCACATATTCAAAGGTTTTGACCACGGTATTGCCCTGCTCGACCAGCAATTTGGGCAACCAAGTGAAAATGCCGTAATACGAAAACACAATGCCGAACCAAACCAACCACAACATCAGCGTGCGCCGTGCAAACGGATGTTGCCAAAGCTGAACGAAGCGGATGCGTTCGCGCGGTGCGGCCGGTGCGGCAACGGCTTCTGTCGGCGGCGTGATGCCCGATTGAATTTCCAGCGCAGATACCAAACGGTGCGCTTCGTTGGTTTTGCCACGGGAAAGCAGATAAGGCACGGATTCGGGAACGAATTTCAACACCAACGGTACATAAAACAGGGGCAAGGCGCCGAATAAAAACGCGCTGTGCCAGCCGGTTTGCGGAATAAAGAAATAAGACACCAGCGCGGCCGATAGCCAGCCCAAGCCCCAAAAGCTTTCCAACAACACAATAAAACGGCCGCGTACTTTCGGCGGCGCATATTCGCTGACCAGCGACACGGCGACGGGCAGTTGGCCGCCCAAACCGACGCCGACAAAAAAGCGGCACACCAGCAAAACCGTCAAATCAGGCGCAAGCGCGCACAAACCTGTGGCAATGCTGTACACCACCATTGTGCCGGCAAAAACGGTTTTCCGTCCGAACCTGTCCGCCAACCAGCCGCTGAATACCGCGCCCAAAGCCATGCCGACAAAGGCAATGCTGACAATCCAGCCCAACTGCGCCGGAGCCAGCGCCCAATCTTTGCCCAAAGCCGGCAATACAAACGACACCAAGCCTGTATCCATGGCGTCAAACAGCCAACCGATGCCGACCAGCACTAACAGTTTGTAATGAAAGCGGGAAGGCGGCAGATTGTGCAGCCGCGTCAGAATATCCATAGTTTCTTTTCTTTGTTTGTGTATTATTGAATTAGATTTTATAAATAACTGCTTTAGTTTCAGCGACAAACCTAAAAATAGAGCATTATGTCGATTTTAACATTTATACAATATGCAAAGAATAGGAAGCACGCGTTTTTTGGCTATTATTTGAATATCTTAATCTTGGCGATAAACCGCATACCATATTGAAACATGAAACAAGAAATTACTTCAGGCCGTCTGAAAGTCGTTGGTTTGGTTTTCAGACGGCCTGCCGTTTTTTGCAAAGGCTTCATGCTTGGGTTATGATGTTTATTTGTAATATGTAAACAGATGATTGCCTGTTTTTACATAACAGGCCGTCTGAACAACGGAGAACGATATGAATGCGGTTGTAATTGCGGTCATCATCATGCTTGTGCTGTCTTTATCGCGCGTGCATGTGGTGCTCAGCTTGGCTGTCGGCGCGTTTGTCGGCGGCTTGGTGGCCGGTATGCCTTTGGAGAATGTAACCAACGCGGCCGGAGATGTGGTGCAGCAAGGGATTATTCCTGTTTTTAACGAAGGCCTGAAAGGCGGGGCGCAAATCGCGCTGTCTTATGCCATGCTCGGCGCGTTTGCCATGGCCATCACGCATTCCGGCCTGCCGCAACAGCTCGCCGGCGTGATTATCCGCAAACTCAACGGCGGCGAAGGCAATGCGAAAGGCGAAGGCGCGGTCAAATGGCTGCTGCTGGCGATTATTTTGTGCATGGGCGTGATGAGCCAAAACGTCGTGCCGATTCATATTGCGTTTATCCCGATGATTATTCCACCGCTGCTGTTGGTGTTCAACCGTTTGAAACTCGACCGCCGTTTGGTGGCCTGTGTGATTACGTTTGGCTTGGTAACGACTTATATGTTCCTGCCTTACGGTTTCGGCGCCATCTTCTTGAAGGACATCATGTTGGGTAATATCCGCTCGGCAGGCATGGACACCAGCGGCATCAATGTGATGCACGCAATGGCGATTCCGGCTTTGGGCATGGTGTCCGGCTTGCTGCTGGCCTTTTTGCACTACCGCAAACCGCGCATTTATCAAAACAATACCACTGACACGGAAGACAACCGTGCGGCAGTGCAACAACAAGAGCCGTCAACCTATCGCAGCTTGGTGGCGGCCGTGGCGATTGCCGTGTGTTTTGCCATTCAGCTTTTGTATGATGGTTCGCTGGTGTTGGGTGCTATGTTGGGCTTTGCCGTGTTTATGATGTTGGGTGTGATGAACCGCTCCGCCGCCAGCGATGTCTTCGGCGAAGGCATCAAAATGATGGCGATGGTCGGCTTTATTATGATTGCGGCGCAAGGTTTTGCCGCTGTAATGAACGCGACCGGCGACATTCAGCCTTTGGTCGAACGCAGCATGGCTTTGTTCGGCGGCAATAAAGGCATGGCGGCATTGACCATGTTGTGCGTCGGCTTGCTGGTGACCATGGGCATCGGTTCGTCCTTCTCGACTTTGCCGATTATTTCCGCGATTT
This genomic interval from Neisseria flavescens contains the following:
- the leuS gene encoding leucine--tRNA ligase produces the protein MQEQYQPAAIEPAAQKKWDDERIFNVSEDASKPKYYCLSMFPYPSGKLHMGHVRNYTIGDVLSRFKRLNGFNVMQPMGWDAFGMPAENAAMKNNVAPAAWTYDNIEYMKTQLKSLGFAIDWARETATCKPEYYRWEQWLFTKLFEKGIVYRKNGTVNWDPVDQTVLANEQVIDGRGWRSGALIEKREIPMYYFKITDYAEELLNDLDKLEHWPEQVKTMQRNWIGKSRGMTVRFAVSDDSKQGLEGDYAKFLQVYTTRPDTLMGATYVAVAAEHPLATAAAADKPELQAFIAECKAGSVAEADMATMEKKGVPTGRYVVNPLNGDKLEVWIANYVLWGYGDGAVMAVPAHDERDFEFATKYNLPKKQVIAVGDNAFDANRWQEWYGDKENGVLVNSGDLDGLDFQTAFDVIAAKLQSQDAGEPKTQYRLRDWGISRQRYWGCPIPIVHCEKCGDVPVPADQLPVVLPENVVPDGMGSPLAKMPEFYETACPCCGGAAKRETDTMDTFMESSWYFFRYMSPKFSDGMVDPAAAKYWGAVDQYIGGIEHAILHLLYARFFTKLMRDEGLVSVDEPFERLLTQGMVVCETYYRENDKGGKDWINPADVELTFDDKGRPVFAVLKADGLPVVISGTEKMSKSKNNGVDPQELINAYGADTARLFMMFAAPPEQSLEWSDSGVEGAHRFLRRLWRTVYEYLKQGEAVKAFAGSQDGLSKELKDLRHKLHSTIAKVSDDYGRRQQFNTAIAAVMELLNQYDKTDTGSEQGRTVAQEVLETAVRLLWPIVPHICETLWSELNGAKLWEAGWPAVDEAALVKSEIEVMVQVNGKLRGKITVAADASKADLEAAALATEGAVKFMEGKPAKKIIVVPGRLVNIVV
- the adhE gene encoding bifunctional acetaldehyde-CoA/alcohol dehydrogenase; this encodes MNASADNVVSPAVAEVNSLVEKGLRALDEFLKLDQEQIDFIVAKASIAALDKHGVLAMHAVEETGRGVFEDKATKNLFACENVVRRLRDLKTVGVISENDVTGITEIADPVGVVCGIVPTTNPTSTTIFKSLIALKTRNPIIFSFHPSAQQCSAHAARIVRDAAIAAGAPENCIQWIEKPSMEGTSALMKHPGVATILATGGNAMVEAAYSCGKPALGVGAGNVPAYVEKTADIKQVAHDIVMSKSFDNGMVCASEQAVIADKEIYKELAEEFKSYGVYFANKKEKAMLEEFIFGVTANCASCGGAKLNSAVVGKPAAWIAEQAGFKVPEKTNIIIAECREVGPNEPLTREKLSPVLSMIKADSTEQGLKFAEEMVAFDGLGHSAAIHTADEELVKTFGSRVKALRVIWNSPSTFGGIGDVYNAFLPSLTLGCGSYGKNSVGGNVSAVNLLNIKKVGRRRNNMQWFKVPAKIYFERDSIQYLQDMKDCEKVMIVTDRSMVDLGFVDKITNQLHQRKNKVTIQLFTDVEADPSVQTVYKGTDLMRSFQPDTIIALGGGSPMDAAKAMWLFYEQPQVDFEDLVQKFMDIRKRAFRFPELGRKAKFIGIPTTSGTGSEVTPFTVISDGDKKYPIADYSLTPTISIVDPAFTMTVPAGVTADTGLDVLTHAVEAYVSVLANDFTDGLALQAIKLVFQYLERSYKHGAADPEAREHMHNASTIAGMAFANAFLGINHSMAHKIGGKYHVPHGRANAILLPHVIRYNGTRPQKTATWPKYNYYKADLKYQEIARTLGLPCATPAEGVESFARACHELAVNVGIKMSLKEQGIDEKTFLDGRKELAMMSFEDQCTPANPRLAMVADMEEILTKAYYGE
- a CDS encoding helix-turn-helix domain-containing protein, whose protein sequence is MKSEILKQFGKHVRHLRQLQDLSQETLAEKANMHRTYIGMIERGERNPALLNLIRLASALDISLPELLTFKDYVNDGNCDNESN
- a CDS encoding DNA adenine methylase, producing the protein MASKPFLKWAGGKHRLVPFIEHNLPTPARKRLVEPFCGSAALSLALDFEHYLLNDINADLIGLFRILKEEKSGFIDYTRSFFTSENNSDSRFYELREQFNFSQDLHERSALFIYLNRHAFNGLCRYNSKGAFNVPFGRYKSPYFPQQEMEDFIQKSDRVELMCGDFQTILSLTNNTDTVYCDPPYAPLSPTASFTTYAKEGFNLDDQIRLSQTAQQIAPNSQGVLISNHDTEFTRNIYSSAILKTVEVQRNIAAKGSSRKKVGELLAIYE
- a CDS encoding MFS transporter, with protein sequence MDILTRLHNLPPSRFHYKLLVLVGIGWLFDAMDTGLVSFVLPALGKDWALAPAQLGWIVSIAFVGMALGAVFSGWLADRFGRKTVFAGTMVVYSIATGLCALAPDLTVLLVCRFFVGVGLGGQLPVAVSLVSEYAPPKVRGRFIVLLESFWGLGWLSAALVSYFFIPQTGWHSAFLFGALPLFYVPLVLKFVPESVPYLLSRGKTNEAHRLVSALEIQSGITPPTEAVAAPAAPRERIRFVQLWQHPFARRTLMLWLVWFGIVFSYYGIFTWLPKLLVEQGNTVVKTFEYVLVMIVAQLPGYIAAAALVERIGRKATLAGFLAACAVCAWFFGQSTTAAEVMIWGSLMSFFNLGAWGVLYTYTPELYPLRFRAFASGWAGAIGRVGGILAPMVVAAMVSNSGGFGNIFMMFALVMLLIVAVILVLGEETKGRTLEDISQ
- a CDS encoding MutH/Sau3AI family endonuclease, with protein sequence MNLTDSYDFFRENAGRTLGDLKLEYQTRFPSFTSEMRINKGGVGQFIEKLIGLNNTNALTDFADGELKTNKADTGGAPLETMFISQISSNFDQLISNQISFEDSWIYQKIKNLLYVPICKVGDDPDQWYIQSAYHVQINEEGELFRQLADDFTQIKSKLLSDINSENGYIHTSSGVFIQIRSKDSKPYHPIFSAQYDRDISNKNHAFYFKKEFMREVREMASQGRDGIVRII
- a CDS encoding DNA-methyltransferase; its protein translation is MSDFNKLAEEAAIYQSRLKKIVSDDLVLYNENSLNVMRKILEKHPNGCFDMIFADPPYFLSNDGFSCQNGQMVSVNKGNWDKSKGMAADLEFYEEWLRLCYALLKPNGTIWVCGTFHNIYLIGYLMQTIGYHILNNITWEKPNPPPNLSCRFFTHSTETILWAKKNKKAKHTFHYEMMKAQNDGKQMKCVWTFPPPNKTEKTFGKHPTQKPLPLLERCILSASNIGDLIFDPFMGSGTTGVAALKHDRKFCGCELEEDFFELAKKRLQQKL